A genomic stretch from Styela clava chromosome 5, kaStyClav1.hap1.2, whole genome shotgun sequence includes:
- the LOC144422681 gene encoding uncharacterized protein LOC144422681: protein MREFVPSEFFAKFDKEVTPTEALEALNSEALEFAFDIDKNLVYGKHPKCAPLSSYLSGPDDVCQNEKGTGEKTNCKDRKCSYVARYGSTKCKKTVELYRPIPLVTVECRSSRSCGQLKYYNPN from the exons ATGCGAGAATTCGTTCCGTCAGAATTCTTTGCTAAATTTGATAAAGAG GTTACTCCAACCGAGGCATTGGAGGCATTGAACTCCGAGGCATTGGAATTTGCTTTCGACATAGATAAGAACTTAGTTTACGGCAAACATCCCAAATGCGCACCGCTCAGCAG TTATTTATCAGGACCAGATGACGTATGCCAAAATGAGAAGGGAACAGGTGAGAAAACGAATTGCAAAGACAGAAAATGCTCTTACGTTGCTCGTTATGGATCGACTAAATGCAAAAAAACGGTTGAATTATACAGGCCGATCCCACTTGTCACGGTCGAATGCAG GTCCTCAAGGTCATGTGGCCAGCTAAAATATTACAATCCAAATTAG